Sequence from the Mesorhizobium sp. PAMC28654 genome:
GGGCCTGTTCCTGCACCGCATCGCCCAAATCTTCCGCATCGACGAAGCGCACTACGAGAGCATCCTGGCGCGCCACGTCAATCTTGGCGCGGCGGATCCCTATGTCGTGCTCGGCATCGAGCGCGGCAAGTCGTTCGAGGAAGTCAGGAAGCGCTATCGCAAGCTGGTGTCCGACAATCATCCGGACCGGCTGATCGCGCGTGGCCTGCCGCAAGAGTTCATCAAGATCGCAACGACCAGGGTCGCGGCCATCAATGCGGCCTACGAGATGATCGAGCGGGGCCTGCGACACGCATGAGTGGTTTCCTGCCCGACGAGCCGAACGCCGAGGTCAGGGTATCGCCGAATTTCGGCCCGAGGCGGGACACGCCCAGCCCCGACATGATCGTGTTGCACTATACGGGCATGGGCACCGGCGCCGGCGCCGAGGCCTGGCTGTGCGATCCAGCCAGCGAGGTTTCGTCTCACTATCTCGTCCATGAGGATGGCCGCGTCGTCCAGATGGTCAGGGAAAGCGACCGCGCCTGGCATGCCGGCAAGAGCTCGTGGTTCGGGCGAACGGACATCAACTCCTGCTCTGTCGGCATCGAAATCGTCAATCCCGGGCATTCGCTTGGCTACCCCGGCTTTCCAAAACGGCAGATCAATGCCGTCATCGGCCTGTGCGCGGGGATCACCCGTCGCCATTCCATTCCTGCGCACCGTGTGCTCGCCCATTCCGACGTGGCGCCGGGACGCAAGGTAGATCCCGGCGAGAAATTCCCGTGGAAAGCCCTGTTCGAGGCCGGGGTCGGCCATCTTGTTCCTGCCGCGCCGATCCGGCGGAGTGCGGTTCTGAAGGCTGGCGATGCGGGAACCGATGTCGAGGCGCTGCAATCGATGTTGACGCTTTACGGTTATGGCGTGGAGATCACTGGAGGTTTCGACCCTCAGACCGAAATCGTGGTCGAGGCGTTTCAGCGGCATTTCCGACCGCGCAGGGTGGATGGCCTTGCCGATTCATCGACGATCCGCACCCTGCAAAGGCTGCTCGCTTCCGTAACGGTAATCGCCGCCAAGTAATCTTTCCGATCGTTTAAGTTACAGGCTGTCACTCAAAGTGACTTGCCCCGCCTTCATTGGCACCAATTCGACCTTCAAACGACGCTCCGTACAAATTGTCGGACCTCCAGTCCCCGGACGCCCCGATATAGATTGAGCATCGCCGCGTGATGTCTTCACGCGGTTCAGACAGAACAGGATCAAATGCAGAAATTGACCGTTGTAACGGCAGCTCTTGCTGCCGGCGTAATGACTTTTGCCTTCAGTGCGGCCAATGCCGCTTCGTTGAGCCCTCGGGCCGACCAGGGTCTTCTTCCCGCTTCCGCCACAAGTGCCAAGGCGCCGACCAGCAAGGCATCAGCCAGCCGGAGCGTGAAAGGGGCGAAGAAAGCCAAGGTGGAAAGGATTGCCTCGGCAAGCGCGAAGAAGCCGATCACCAGGCGTTACGCCAAACGCAACAGGACAAATGTCGACATGACGACGACCGCATCGATTGGCCCGGGCAATGCAGCGGCATCGGTGGCGGCGGCCGGTGTCGGGCAGTATTCGGCGATTGTCGCACGTTATGCGGCGAGCTACGGCGTGCCGGTATCGCTGGCCAACGCCGTCATCAAGATCGAAAGCAACTACAGACCGCACATGGTCGGTGGTGCCGGTGAGATCGGCCTGATGCAGATCAAGCCGGCGACGGCGCGGATGATGGGCTACAACGGCTCGACCAAGGGCCTCTTCGACCCCGAGACGAACATCAAGTACGGCATGAAGTATCTGGCGATGGCCAAGGATCTGGGCGGCGGCACGACCTGCGGCACGATCCTGAAATACAATGCCGGCCATGGCGCCACGCGGATGAACCCGATCTCGGCGGCCTATTGCAGCAAGGTCAAGGTGCAACTGGCGGCACTTGGCGCCCCTGCATAAGCGGGAAACGTCGCCAAGACGGCCGGTGATAAGCTGCTTTTTCGTTTGCGTTTTCGGGCGTGAACCCCTTTATACGCCTTGCCAGCTGGCTGGGCGGCCGCACCCGCTAGAGCCGAAAGGCTGCGGGTGAGGAAAGTCCGGGCTCCATGGAAACACGGTGCCGGTTAATGGCCGGCGGGGGCGACCCCAGGGAAAGTGCCACAGAAAGCAAACCGCCACGATTTTCGTGGTAAGGGTGAAAGGGTGGGGTAAGAGCCCACCGCGCGACTGGCAACAGGAGCGGCACGGTAAACCCCACCGGGAGCAAAACCGAATAGGGGCGGTGCGAGGGGAAACCCTCGAGGGCTGTTTCCGGCTCACCGTCCGGGTAGGTTGCGTGAGGCGCATGGCAACATGCGCCCAAGATGAATGGCCGCCACGTTCTCGCGCCGCAAGGAGCGAGGGCCATACAGAACCCGGCTTACAGGCCAGCTGGCAATTTACCCGATAGTTCCCTGATATCAGCGGGTTGCGCCTTCGGGCGCGCCTCTTGATTCATGGGCTTTCGATCGGTTTCGCCGGGCCTGCAAGGCCGGAGGCTTTTCTTGAAACTGGTGCGATTAAATCGTACCATTCTTGATGGAAGCATCAGGAGCTTGTCATGGGCCAGGTCGACAAACGCAGCATTACGCTCTCACCGGAACTGGCGGCGGCGGTGGACGATGTGGTTGCCGCCGGCGAATACGCGTCGGCCAGCGAAGTGATCCGTGACGCGCTGCGCCAGTGGAAGGACCGGCGCGACCTGCACGGCTATACGCTGGAGGAACTGCGCAAGCTGGTCCAGGAGGGGATCGACAGCGGGCCGGGACGATTTGGTTCGATGGATGAGATCAAGGCCGAAGCCCGCAAGCGTCCGACAACGCGGCATGAGTGTTCGGCGGATCGTTCGAACATCGCAGTCCGAAGATGATCTGATCGCGATCTGGCTCCATGTCGGGCGAGGCAGCAGCAGATCGCCTGCTCGATCGGATCGGGGCTCGCTGGCAGCAATTGGTAGTTTACCCGTTCTCAGGCGCGCCGCGCGAGGACATTGCGCCCGGCATCCGTCATCTCCTGGTCAGCGAATATCTCACCTTGTACCGCGTGCACGACGACGCGATCGAAATCGTTCGCGTGCTGCACGGCCGACGCCAGATAGACGCCGATGACCTCACCGCCTGCCCGACCGGTTCAGTCGCCAATCTTGTCCAGCGATGCCTCGATTGCCTTCCAGAGTTCTTCCACCGGTTCGCAGCCGACCGACAGGCGTACGAAGCCGGGTGGAACCGCATCGCCCCGCTTTGATCGTCGCTCGGCCGCTGTGTGAACCCCGCCGAAGGAGGTCGCGGCCTGCATCAACGTGCAGTTGTTGATGAAATCCTCGGCCTTTTCCTCGGATGCGAGCTCGAAGGAGACCAGAAAACCGAAACGTTCCATCTGAACGCGGGCGAGGTTGTGTGACGGATCGCTTTCGAGGCCGGGATAACGCAGGCCGCTGACGGCCCGATGGCCCTGGAGCCGTCGCGCGATCACTTCGGCGGATGAGCACATGCGGTCGAACCGAACATCGAGGGTTTCAAGGCCGCGATGCACCAGCCATGCCTCGAAAGGTCCGGGAATGCCGCCCGCGGTTTCGCGCCAGTCGGTCACGGCGGCGATGACCTTTGCGTCGCGGCTGGCGACGTGGCCGAACAGCACATCGGAGTGGCCGTTGGGCGCCTTGGTGTCGGCGGCGATCACAATGTCGGCGCCATGGTCGAGCGGACGTTGGCCGAAGGGCGTCATTGTCGTGTTGTCGACCACCAGGAGAGCGCCGGCCTTGTGAACGGCCTCGGCGACCGCTGTGATGTCGCAGATGTCGAGCCTCGGATTGGACGGGGTTTCGACGAAGGCGAGGCGATATCCGTCGAAGCCGCCGTCAAGGAATGTCGATGTCGGCCGAACATCACAGGCGATGCCGAACGGCTTCAGGAAGCGCTCAGCCAGCGCCCGTGTCGTATGATAGCCGTCCGACGGCAGCAGGACCCGGTCGCCGGTCTTGAGCAGGGCGAAGAACACGGCCGAGATGGCACCCATGCCGGACGGAAAGCCGACGCAGGGCGCACCTTCCAGATGTGCCAGCATATGCTCCACCGCATTCCAGGTCGGGTTGCTGAAGCGGCCATACTGGTCGAAACCGGTGGCATCGCCGGGCGTGTGATAGATCGAGGCCATGGTCAAGGGCAGGGGGATCGGGTCGCCCTTGGCCAGCCCGCTGTTGCG
This genomic interval carries:
- a CDS encoding N-acetylmuramoyl-L-alanine amidase; the protein is MSGFLPDEPNAEVRVSPNFGPRRDTPSPDMIVLHYTGMGTGAGAEAWLCDPASEVSSHYLVHEDGRVVQMVRESDRAWHAGKSSWFGRTDINSCSVGIEIVNPGHSLGYPGFPKRQINAVIGLCAGITRRHSIPAHRVLAHSDVAPGRKVDPGEKFPWKALFEAGVGHLVPAAPIRRSAVLKAGDAGTDVEALQSMLTLYGYGVEITGGFDPQTEIVVEAFQRHFRPRRVDGLADSSTIRTLQRLLASVTVIAAK
- a CDS encoding lytic transglycosylase domain-containing protein, with the translated sequence MQKLTVVTAALAAGVMTFAFSAANAASLSPRADQGLLPASATSAKAPTSKASASRSVKGAKKAKVERIASASAKKPITRRYAKRNRTNVDMTTTASIGPGNAAASVAAAGVGQYSAIVARYAASYGVPVSLANAVIKIESNYRPHMVGGAGEIGLMQIKPATARMMGYNGSTKGLFDPETNIKYGMKYLAMAKDLGGGTTCGTILKYNAGHGATRMNPISAAYCSKVKVQLAALGAPA
- a CDS encoding type II toxin-antitoxin system ParD family antitoxin, with product MGQVDKRSITLSPELAAAVDDVVAAGEYASASEVIRDALRQWKDRRDLHGYTLEELRKLVQEGIDSGPGRFGSMDEIKAEARKRPTTRHECSADRSNIAVRR
- a CDS encoding type II toxin-antitoxin system RelE/ParE family toxin gives rise to the protein MSGEAAADRLLDRIGARWQQLVVYPFSGAPREDIAPGIRHLLVSEYLTLYRVHDDAIEIVRVLHGRRQIDADDLTACPTGSVANLVQRCLDCLPEFFHRFAADRQAYEAGWNRIAPL
- a CDS encoding cystathionine gamma-lyase; protein product: MTETANIRAAALPHLRNSGLAKGDPIPLPLTMASIYHTPGDATGFDQYGRFSNPTWNAVEHMLAHLEGAPCVGFPSGMGAISAVFFALLKTGDRVLLPSDGYHTTRALAERFLKPFGIACDVRPTSTFLDGGFDGYRLAFVETPSNPRLDICDITAVAEAVHKAGALLVVDNTTMTPFGQRPLDHGADIVIAADTKAPNGHSDVLFGHVASRDAKVIAAVTDWRETAGGIPGPFEAWLVHRGLETLDVRFDRMCSSAEVIARRLQGHRAVSGLRYPGLESDPSHNLARVQMERFGFLVSFELASEEKAEDFINNCTLMQAATSFGGVHTAAERRSKRGDAVPPGFVRLSVGCEPVEELWKAIEASLDKIGD